One Obesumbacterium proteus DNA window includes the following coding sequences:
- the mutS gene encoding DNA mismatch repair protein MutS, with protein MSDMTNLDSHTPMMQQYLKLKAQHPDILLFYRMGDFYELFYDDAKRASQLMDISLTKRGASAGEPIPMAGIPHHAVENYLAKLVQLGESVAICEQIGDPATTKGPVERKVVRIVTPGTISDEALLKERQDNLLAAIWQDARGFGFATLDISSGRFRVAEPADLETMAAELQRTNPAELLYPEDFASMQLIENRRGLRRRPLWEFELDTARQQLNLQFGTRDLNGFGVEQSTQALRAAGCLLQYVKDTQRTTLPHIRGITIERQQDGIITDAATRRNLELTQNLSGGVENTLAAILDCTVTPMGSRMLKRWVHMPSRDHKALNHRQQAIEALQPLVEDLQPLLRQVGDLERILARLALRTARPRDLARMRYAFQQLPEIQALIGDHATPHIATLAKNAGQFEELKELLERAVVETPPVLVRDGGVIAPGYNAELDEWRALADGATDYLDRLEIREREKLGLDTLKVGFNGVHGYYIQVSRGQSHLVPIHYVRRQTLKNAERYIIPELKEYEDKVLTSKGKALALEKRLYEELFDMLLPHLADLQQSATALAELDVLSNLAERAETLNYVRPELSDKPGIKIVGGRHPVVEQVLKEPFIANPLSLSPQRRMLVITGPNMGGKSTYMRQAALIVLMAHIGSFVPAEKAVIGPVDRIFTRVGAADDLASGRSTFMVEMTETANILHNATENSLVLMDEIGRGTSTYDGLSLAWACAENLASRIKAMTLFATHYFELTTLPEKLEGVYNVHLDALEHGDTIAFMHSVQDGAASKSYGLAVAALAGVPRDVIKRARQKLKELETLSAQTGNSQIDGSQLQLLAEPEASPAVEALETLDPDTLTPRQALDWLYRLKGMV; from the coding sequence ATGAGCGACATGACAAACCTAGACTCACACACCCCGATGATGCAGCAGTACTTAAAACTGAAAGCACAGCATCCTGATATCCTGCTGTTCTATCGTATGGGTGACTTCTACGAGCTATTTTATGATGATGCCAAACGCGCCTCTCAGCTCATGGATATTTCGCTAACCAAGCGCGGTGCCTCTGCCGGAGAGCCGATTCCCATGGCGGGCATTCCGCATCATGCCGTTGAAAACTATCTCGCAAAACTGGTACAGCTCGGTGAATCCGTCGCTATTTGTGAACAAATTGGCGACCCAGCAACCACTAAAGGGCCTGTCGAACGCAAAGTAGTTCGTATCGTCACACCGGGTACCATCAGCGATGAAGCGCTACTCAAAGAGCGTCAGGATAACCTGCTAGCGGCAATCTGGCAGGACGCACGCGGCTTTGGCTTTGCGACTCTCGATATTAGCTCTGGCCGTTTTCGCGTTGCCGAACCTGCCGATCTCGAAACCATGGCCGCGGAACTCCAGCGCACTAATCCAGCTGAGCTGCTTTATCCCGAAGATTTTGCCTCAATGCAGTTAATTGAAAACCGCCGTGGCCTGCGCCGCCGTCCGCTTTGGGAGTTTGAGTTAGACACCGCACGGCAACAGCTAAACCTCCAGTTTGGCACCCGCGATCTCAATGGTTTCGGCGTGGAGCAATCCACACAGGCGCTGCGTGCGGCTGGCTGTTTGCTGCAATATGTGAAGGATACGCAACGAACCACGCTGCCCCACATCCGTGGGATTACCATCGAGCGCCAGCAAGACGGCATTATTACGGATGCCGCAACCCGCCGAAATTTAGAGCTCACACAGAATCTCTCCGGCGGCGTTGAAAATACGCTGGCCGCTATTTTGGATTGCACCGTCACGCCGATGGGCAGTCGCATGCTCAAACGCTGGGTGCATATGCCGAGCCGCGATCACAAAGCGCTTAATCATCGTCAACAGGCCATCGAAGCCCTTCAGCCTCTGGTTGAAGACCTTCAACCGCTATTGCGTCAGGTCGGCGATCTTGAGCGAATTCTTGCCCGTTTAGCTCTGCGTACCGCTCGTCCACGTGACCTTGCCCGCATGCGCTATGCGTTCCAACAGCTACCTGAAATTCAGGCGCTCATCGGTGACCATGCCACGCCGCACATTGCCACGCTGGCGAAAAATGCCGGTCAGTTTGAAGAACTGAAAGAATTGTTGGAAAGAGCGGTCGTAGAAACCCCTCCCGTTCTGGTTCGCGACGGCGGAGTCATCGCGCCAGGCTACAACGCAGAGCTAGACGAATGGCGTGCGCTGGCCGACGGTGCTACCGACTACCTCGATCGTTTAGAAATTCGTGAACGCGAGAAGCTTGGTTTAGACACTTTGAAAGTCGGTTTCAACGGCGTGCATGGCTATTACATTCAGGTTAGCCGTGGCCAAAGCCATTTAGTGCCGATTCACTATGTCCGTCGCCAGACCTTAAAAAACGCAGAACGCTATATCATCCCTGAGTTAAAAGAGTATGAAGACAAAGTTCTGACCTCAAAAGGCAAAGCATTGGCGCTAGAAAAGCGTCTCTATGAAGAACTGTTCGACATGCTGTTACCTCATTTGGCCGATCTACAGCAAAGCGCTACCGCGCTGGCCGAACTAGATGTGCTGAGCAATCTGGCCGAGCGCGCTGAAACGCTAAACTATGTCCGCCCAGAGCTCAGCGATAAGCCCGGTATTAAAATCGTTGGCGGACGCCATCCTGTAGTTGAGCAAGTGCTCAAAGAGCCTTTCATTGCAAACCCATTGTCACTTTCACCACAGCGCCGCATGCTCGTGATCACCGGTCCTAACATGGGCGGGAAAAGCACCTATATGCGCCAAGCTGCGCTCATTGTGCTTATGGCGCACATTGGCAGCTTTGTGCCTGCTGAGAAAGCCGTGATCGGGCCTGTCGACCGCATATTCACCCGCGTGGGTGCCGCCGATGATTTAGCCTCAGGCCGTTCAACCTTCATGGTTGAGATGACCGAAACCGCCAATATCTTGCATAACGCCACGGAAAACAGTTTGGTGCTGATGGATGAAATTGGTCGCGGGACATCAACCTATGACGGCTTATCGCTGGCGTGGGCCTGTGCCGAAAATCTGGCCAGCCGCATCAAAGCCATGACGTTATTCGCCACGCATTACTTCGAATTAACCACGTTGCCAGAAAAACTGGAAGGCGTATACAACGTCCATCTCGATGCTCTAGAGCATGGTGACACCATTGCCTTTATGCACAGCGTACAAGATGGCGCGGCCAGCAAAAGCTATGGCCTTGCGGTTGCTGCGCTGGCGGGTGTTCCTCGCGATGTCATCAAGCGTGCAAGACAAAAACTCAAAGAGCTGGAAACTTTATCGGCGCAAACCGGCAATAGCCAAATTGATGGATCACAGCTTCAGCTTCTGGCTGAGCCTGAAGCATCACCGGCCGTGGAAGCGCTGGAAACGCTCGATCCCGATACGCTAACGCCGCGTCAGGCATTGGATTGGCTCTATCGCCTAAAAGGCATGGTTTAA
- the rpoS gene encoding RNA polymerase sigma factor RpoS — protein sequence MSQNTLKVNESNEEVDFDENGEEAFDEKVLVEEPSEVDSSDELMAQAVSQRVLDATQLYLGEIGYSPLLTAEEEVFFARRALRGDEASRRRMIESNLRLVVKIARRYSNRGLALLDLIEEGNLGLIRAVEKFDPERGFRFSTYATWWIRQTIERAIMNQTRTIRLPIHIVKELNVYLRTARELSHKLDHEPSAEEIAEQLDRPVTDVSRMLRLNERITSVDTPLGGDSEKALLDILTDENESGPEDTTQSDDMKQSIVKWLFELNAKQREVLARRFGLLGYEAATLEDVGREIGLTRERVRQIQVEGLRRLREILQGQGLSIEALFRE from the coding sequence ATGAGCCAGAATACGCTGAAAGTTAACGAGTCAAATGAAGAAGTAGACTTCGATGAGAACGGGGAAGAAGCGTTTGACGAGAAGGTACTCGTTGAAGAACCCTCCGAGGTTGATTCATCCGATGAACTGATGGCACAAGCCGTTTCACAACGTGTACTTGATGCAACTCAGCTTTACTTGGGCGAAATCGGTTACTCTCCGCTGCTAACCGCAGAAGAAGAAGTCTTTTTTGCACGACGAGCGTTACGTGGAGATGAAGCGTCTCGTCGTAGAATGATCGAAAGTAACCTGCGTCTGGTGGTTAAAATCGCCCGTCGCTATAGCAATCGCGGCCTTGCGCTGTTAGATCTGATCGAAGAAGGCAATTTAGGTTTAATCCGTGCCGTCGAGAAGTTCGATCCAGAACGTGGCTTCCGTTTCTCTACCTATGCAACATGGTGGATCCGCCAAACGATTGAGCGGGCTATCATGAATCAGACGCGTACAATCCGTTTGCCGATTCATATTGTCAAAGAGTTGAACGTTTATCTGCGAACCGCACGTGAACTTTCACACAAACTGGATCATGAACCGAGCGCGGAAGAGATTGCTGAGCAGTTAGATCGTCCGGTCACAGACGTTAGCCGTATGCTGCGCTTAAACGAGCGTATTACTTCAGTGGATACTCCGCTGGGGGGCGATTCAGAGAAGGCCTTACTGGATATTCTCACCGATGAGAATGAAAGTGGCCCGGAAGATACCACGCAAAGCGATGACATGAAGCAGAGTATTGTTAAGTGGTTATTTGAGCTTAACGCGAAACAACGTGAAGTTTTGGCACGTCGTTTTGGTCTGCTGGGTTATGAAGCTGCTACCTTGGAAGATGTTGGGCGCGAAATCGGTTTAACCCGTGAGCGTGTGCGTCAAATCCAAGTTGAAGGCTTGCGCCGTCTGCGTGAAATCCTGCAAGGACAGGGATTGAGCATTGAGGCTTTATTCCGCGAATAA
- the nlpD gene encoding murein hydrolase activator NlpD has product MMKWRRVAACTLITLWLAGCSSDNSSAPISSVNGGGNGNGRMLSNGGNTSTAQTGDGGRIVYNRSYQNIPKGSYSGGTYTVKRGDTLFYIAWISGNDFRDLAEKNNIPAPYSLNVGQTIKLDANSNSGGMLAANDGTSGVPTQPSSGQIKSTGVDSQSTTAYSDNSGKQNVGKMLPASTATAATTTAAATVPSSSASSVSSSAPVGTWRWPTDGKIIDNFSSAEGGNKGVDIAGSRGQSVVATADGRVVYAGNALRGYGNLIIIKHNDDYLSAYAHNDTMLVREQQEVKAGQKIATMGSTGTSSVRLHFEIRYKGKSVNPLRYLPQR; this is encoded by the coding sequence ATGATGAAGTGGCGCCGGGTAGCGGCGTGTACTTTGATTACTTTATGGTTGGCTGGTTGTTCGTCAGATAATAGTTCTGCGCCGATAAGCTCGGTAAATGGTGGCGGCAATGGCAACGGCCGTATGCTGTCAAATGGCGGAAATACCAGTACGGCCCAAACCGGTGACGGCGGTCGCATTGTATACAATCGTAGCTATCAGAATATTCCGAAGGGAAGCTATAGCGGCGGCACTTATACCGTAAAACGCGGCGATACGCTCTTTTATATCGCGTGGATCTCTGGAAATGACTTCCGCGATCTTGCAGAGAAAAACAACATTCCTGCGCCGTACAGCCTCAATGTTGGGCAAACAATCAAATTAGACGCCAACAGCAACAGCGGCGGCATGCTTGCTGCTAACGATGGAACCAGCGGAGTTCCAACGCAACCATCAAGTGGTCAAATTAAGAGCACAGGTGTTGATTCTCAATCAACCACAGCGTATTCTGATAATTCGGGTAAACAGAATGTTGGCAAAATGTTGCCTGCATCTACAGCTACAGCGGCGACAACGACTGCTGCAGCTACAGTTCCGAGCTCGTCAGCCAGTAGCGTAAGCAGCAGTGCTCCAGTTGGAACCTGGCGCTGGCCTACTGACGGTAAAATTATCGATAACTTCTCTTCTGCCGAAGGTGGAAATAAAGGCGTCGATATTGCGGGTTCACGCGGCCAGTCGGTGGTCGCCACGGCTGATGGTCGTGTGGTATACGCCGGCAACGCGCTGCGTGGTTACGGAAATCTGATCATCATTAAACACAATGATGACTACCTGAGCGCCTATGCCCATAACGACACGATGCTGGTCCGGGAACAACAAGAGGTTAAGGCGGGTCAAAAAATTGCAACCATGGGGAGCACCGGAACCAGCTCAGTAAGATTGCACTTTGAAATTCGTTACAAGGGGAAATCCGTAAACCCGCTGCGCTACTTGCCGCAGCGATAG